Below is a genomic region from Rhodohalobacter sp. 614A.
AAAGCTCAATTGAGAACTCTTGTCCGCCAGTCCGGAATGAATGGCGATGTGATTGTTGTACCACTTTTTCTCTCCTCCGGTGGACGCGAACAGGCTGTTGCAGAACGTCTTGAAGGGCTTGATTTCAAATGGAGTGGAGAAACTCTTTTGCCGCACTCAAAACTTACTGACTTTTTAATGAATTCAGCTGAAAAAGCAGATGAGACTAAGAATGGTAAGAATCAGGCTTCCATAGAATAAACCATTCAACTTCGCAGACAGCCAACAGAATATCAGAGAGTAATGTTAAAAGTAAGGGTGTTGGCTGTCAGGGGAGAACTTCAGCTTGTATTTCTTTATAAACGAAATTTAATTGAACAGAGGTTCCCCCGTTCATCTTAAAAGACAGATCTCCATCCAATTGTTGGGTTACTTTTTCCAGAAGCTTTAAGCCAAGGGTATTACTGTTGTCTGCATCTGATTTGGTAAATCCCTTCCCATTATCTTCAATGTTTAAACGGATAAGATTATCACTCCGTTTGCATTCAATTCTTAAAACAGCTTCTTGATCTTCGGAAAATGCATGTTTAAAAACGTTGGTAACCGCCTCGTTTATAAAAAGTGCACAAGGCACAGCCTGATTGATATTCAACTCAACGGGTTCAAGGTCATAATCAATTTGAATTGAACTGGTGGCGCTGATTGTTGACGAGATGTTTTCTACAAGACTTTTAATGTTTTCATCCAACCGAATACTCCTGAAATCTTGTGATGAATAGAGCTGCTCGTGCACAAGTGCAATAGACCGAACCCGAAAGGCACTGTCTAATAAAACATTTACAAACTCGGTATTACTTTCTTTAAAAGCCTGCAAATGCATTAGGCCGGAAATGATTGCAAGATTGTTTTTTACCCGATGATGGATTTCGGAAAGTAACAGGCTTTTCTCCTCATAGCTTTTCTGAAGTTCTTTTTTAGCATTCACACTCGGTGTAATATCCTCAACTAAAGACATTACCGTATCTACAGAGCCGTCTTCATTTTTAATAACAGAATTGTACCATATACAGTGTATGATTCTGCCATCTTTTGTGAGGTTCCGGTTTTGCGAAACATTCCCATCTCTTGTGCCAGAAAGTAACTCAGAAGAGGTTTTTTGAACTTGTTGATTATCCTCTTTATAAACGATATCAGCCGCTGTGATCTGTTGATCAAAAATTTCCTGTTTCGTCCAGCCAAAAATTTGTTCACATTTATTAGACCATTTGGTGATACGCTGACTTTTGTCAAACTCAACAACTCCAAGCGGGCTATTTTCTAAATGAGTGCTAAGTTTTTTATGGGCTTTTGATAGCTCTCTTTCTGCTTCTATTCGGTCAGTTACATCTCTGAAATTATCTACAATACCCTGCACGGCAGGATCGTCTAACATATTTGTGACAACAGCCTCCAGCCAACGCCAGCTCCCGTTTTTGTGGCGCATTCTGGATGTGTATCCCGGTATGGATTCGCCGGGATTTTCCAGTGATTCCAGTACTTTCTGCTCAACACCTGCCATATCATCGGGATGAAGAAGCTCGAATAAGTTAAGTTTCATCACTTCCGCTACACTGTATCCCAGAATTTTCTGAATCGAGGGAGTTATATATTTCAGGTTTCCCTGCTCATCCAAAATAGCAATCCCATCACTTCCCTGTTCAACAAGGGCACGGAACCTGCGCTCATTTTCCTCGAGTTGAAGCTGCGTTTTCCGTTGATCGGTAATATCCTTAATGCTTACAAAAGCGCCGGTGATATGGTCATCATTTTCACCTAAGGCAGGTTTAAAACTGAAAGAAAAGATTCGCTCCTCCTGGGTGTCAGGTGCTTTTAGGGTCAATTCGTTTTCAATAAAATTTCCATCAAAAACTTTATTGTAGATGGTTTTAATCTCTTCAATTCTACCTGGTTGTGCATAATCAAGAATGGAATCTCCTTTTTGAACAGCTCTTCCAAAAAATTTCAGATAACTGTCAAAGAATTGGTTATTGAAAGTAAGAATCTCAAAATTTCTGGATACCAGGATAAACATCTCTTCGGTATGGCTGATAAGAATACTTTTCTGGAGTTCTATCTCTTTCTGGGAAGTGATATCCTGAATAGTGCCATACACTATATTTGAATCGGCCTGCTGATTCTTTCTGCCAATAACCCGCACCCATTTTATTTTGCCTGACGCCGATTTAATGCCTGCTTCGTATTCAAGCTCCTTTCCGTTTTTTAGCAAGTCTAAAAAAGTATTCTCAACTACGTTTTTAAATGGGTCGAGGTAAAAGGAGAGATGTTGTTCAAAGGTGGGGATTTTTTTTTCCTGAAGCTCAAAAATTTGATATACCCCATTCGTCCATTTCGTTGTTCTTGATTGTAAGTCAATTTCCCAACGGCCTATCTTTGCCACCTCTTCAAGGTCGTGCATCCATTTCTTAAAGGGGTCTGCATTTGAAGAAGAAGATCTATTTTCAGTAGAGGAAGACAATTCTTTTTTCCTTTATTTATATCAAGCACATTAAATTAAATAAACCTAATAGTTGCTCGAATATCAATGGCAATTTTATTCTAATTCATTGATTTAAAATGATTTAGAAAAGGGGATAATTATGGTTGGAAAAGAAAAAAAGGTGAATCAGGGCGTTCTTTGTGCTGAAGATAATTCAGGATCGTTCGCGACGTGATGCGGTAGAAACAGAATTCCCGGATTCGTTTTGTGATTCTGAATCTTCAAGAATAATATCAGGGGAACCTGGTGGTTGAATACGTTTCCCAATAGCTGAGAGAATACGTCTAAACTGTGATTTCTGTTTTTCGAAGTAACGTTTAAGATAGAGCCGGCCCATTCCTAAACCTCCAATCCCCGCAAGGAATGGAAGGAGAAAGTAAACGATATCGGGAAAATTCGTGCCGTCAAGAAAAATTCCCATAATAGCCGCTCCGGCCAGGAAGGGAAGCAGGCTGGATAAAATCATCATTCCTCGCCAATTAGAAACAAACTGAATTTTTGTATTTCCATCCTGGGGTGTAAGTGAGATGTGCTTGTAACCGACTTCCTTGATGCGTTGCTCCCACTCAAATGATTTGCCAACTTTATGGATTTTTCCAATCCCACCGGTTACTTGCCGGATATTCTGTACAATTTCTTCCCATGTATCTTCATCAATCTCTCCGGGAGTAATATGGACATCCTGGATTTTATGGGATGCCGTAATCCAATTAAAATCAGAATCCAATTCAGGCATATGAGCACTTTGAATTGCCTCTTGCACAGAATCTTTATCGATGCCTGCCTCTTCGGCGATATGAAGAAGTTCATCCTCTGTTAACCCTTGTTGATCGCCATACAGATCTTTCCTGGCCTGAATCTTAGAGGCTTTGGTGAGAATTTTACTGATCTCTTCTTTGGAAAATGTTGGTTTGTTATCCATGATTCTATCAATCATAAAAGCTATAAAAGATTAATGAATATGTTTAAAAACTAAAAATAGATGGAATGATTTATGGTAGAATACACTTGAAATTAGATCTAAATAGTTAAAGGAAATTCTTTTTTGTAAATTTTAGTAAGAGAATTAACTGGTGCACGTTAACGGTCGATAAAAACAGAGAAGTGGGGTGTTGGAAGATCTAGCCAATAATGGGATACGAGCGCTCAACAAGTAAATAAATCTCCTTTTGATTTATTAACTCATTCAATATGAGTCACCAACAAAAATATGCCGCCCTTTTTTTTGCGATAATGCTTCCGGGCATAATAGCTGCTCAACCGGGTAGTATTCAATTTAATCATCTTACGATTGAAGATGGGCTATCTCAGTCTACGGTCCAGTCTATTCTGCAGGACAACCAGGGCTATATGTGGTTTGGGACTCAGGATGGATTGAACCATTATAACGGGTATGATATTACCGTTTATAGAGACGATGTACAGGATTCCACCACCATTAAAGGAAATGACATCCGGGTCATTTACGAAGATAGTGATGATCGTTTATGGATTGGTACACAAACCGGCGGTTTAAATCTTTATGACAGAAACAAAGACCAGTTTTTACATTACAGGGCTATTGATGAAGACTGGTGGACTCTTTCTGCTGATGCCGTGTGGGATGTTCTGGAAGACAGCTACGATACTTTTTGGGTTGGAACCAGTTACGGGTTGAATATTATGAATCGGGAAACGGGCAGGGGATTACGAATATTTTCTGATAGTGAAAATCCAAAAACCCTGACTGATAACCAGATTACCATACTGTTTGAAGATTCAAACCGGGACCTCTGGGTGGGAACCGCAAATGGTTTAAATAAATTTAACCGAAACGATTCTACATTTACACGTTATCTGTACCGCTCAGAAAATCGGAGAGAATCTGCATCTTTTTATATAAACACCATTTACGAAGATAGTAAAGGGAATTTTTGGGTTGGAACCGAAGAAAATGGGCTGCTGCTGTTCGACCGGGAAAACGGCACCTATCATAATTACACATACAACGTAGACAATCCACAGGGTATAAGTGATAATTCTGTAATTGCCATACTGGAAAGTATAGACGGAGATCTTTGGGTGGGCACAGGCAATCGTGGGCTCAACCTGTTGGATACAGAAACATTTACATTCAAAAAATACAACCATGAGTCTCAAAATCCTCAAAGCCTCAGTAACGATGGGATAAACTATGTTTACAGAAGCAATGAAGGATTTCTTTGGATTGGTACGTTTGCCGGGGGTGTGAGTTATGTGGATCCATCTCCACCGCTTTTTCGTCATTTCCAAAATGAGCCGATGAATCCAAACAGCCTGAGCAACAATGTGGTACAAAGCTTTTTCCAGGATCGAAATGGAGATATCTGGATCGGGACGGATGGAGGGGGACTGAATCTCTTTGATCCCGAAACAGGTAATTTCAAACATTATCGCCATGTACCGGGGAATTCAAACTCAATTTCAGGCGATGTGATTCTCGATATCTATCAGAATGACATGGGTTTATGGCTGGCAACCTACGGCGGCGGGGTAACCTTATTTGATACGAGAGAGAATAGCTTCAGGACGTTCAGGCAGACTACAGAAAATACGGAGGGGCTGAGCAGTGATTTTGTTTTTGTCATTACTCCTGCAGATGATGGAACGTTGTGGTTTGGAACAAACCTTGGCGGGCTAACGGCTTTCAATCCGGTAACGGAAAGATTTGAATGGTATTTGGCAGATCCCAATCAACCAAACAAGCCCGCAACCATTGCAAATAATGATATCCGTTCCATTTTTAAGGATAGTGAGGGAGATATGTGGATGGGGGCATATGGGAGTGTATTAAACCGGTACGATACCGACGAAGGACGTTTTTATCTTTATGACATCAACACAAATTCTGATTTGTTTGCCAGTGTAGTACAAGACATTTATGAGGATAGTAAAGGCAGGCTTTGGTTGGCTACCCGGGGCGGCGGCCTTAAACAATTCATGCAGAAAACCCATCAGATAATCACGTATACCGAAGACGATGGTTTATCCAGTAATATTGTTCATGCTATTGAGGAAGATGAATTCGGAATACTGTGGTTGAGTACCAACGGGGGGATTTCAAAATTTGATCCACAAAACAAAACGTTTGAAACCTATGGTATAGAGAATGGAATACAGAGCCGGGAATTTAATCCCAGCTCATCTTTGCGAGACAGAGAAGGTTATATTTACTTTGGCGGGGTGAATGGGTTTAATCGTTTTCACCCAAGGGATGTACAAACCGATTCAACGGTTGCGCCTGTTGTTCTTACAGACCTTCATCTTTTCAACAAATCAGTTGGTGTTGGGGAGGATTCCCCGCTTCAAAAACAGATAAGCCAGACAAGCCGGTTAACATTAGGCCATGACGCATCTGTAATCACTTTTGAATATGCTGCACTGGACTTTAGCGCACAAAAAGGCAATCAATTTGCCTATATGATGGAAGGTTTTGATGAAGACTGGAACTATGTAGAAGATATTCGCAGAGCAACGTATACCAACCTGAGTCCCGGAGAGTATACCTTCCGCGTGAAAGCGGCCAACCGTGATGGAGTTTGGAATGAAGAGGGTGTTTCAATTGCCGTTGTTATCAGGCCTCCATTTTGGCAAACGGCTTGGTTCATTGTGCTGGTATTGCTTGCCATAGCGGGCACTGCTTATTTGGTTTATTGGCTCAGAGTTCGCTCTATCAGAAACCGCAACCGAATGCTTGCAAGAGTTATTGCCAAACGGACAAATGAGCTCCAGAAGGCAAATTCAACCAAAGATAAGCTATTCTCAATTATTGCTCACGATCTCATAAATATTTCAACGGGGTTAAGTGGTTTGTCCGGGTTGATGAAAGAAAGCCTGGAACAGGAAAATATGGATGAGGTGAAGGAGTATTCTGGTCATTTGCACAATACGATTGGTCAATTTGCCATTATGCTGAAAAACATGCTGGACTGGGCCAGAAGCCAAACGGGTAAAATTCAATATGATCCCATGAATTTTATTCTTGCTGATATTGTAGATGAGATCATTGAGCAGCAAGAATCCCGCGCTATTTACAAAAGCATAAAATTATCATCCTTGGTTGACAAAAATCTGGAAGTGTATGCCGATCCGGATATGATATTGGTAATCCTCAGAAATTTAATAGCAAATGCGTTGAAATTTACTCCGGAAGGAGGAAAGATTGAGATAACCGCGGCGGAAGAAATGGATGCTGTGAAAGTTTCAGTTCGCGATAACGGTATTGGAATGAGCGAGGAGATGGTTTACAAAATTTTCAATCAGGATGAATCAGTAACTACGCTGGGTACTTCCAACGAAAAGGGTACCGGTCTTGGAATTTCTCTGTGTAAAGACTTCATTCGGAGAAATAAAGGAAAATTAAGTGCCGAAAGCGAACCCGGTGTGGGGACTACGATCTCATTTACGTTACCTTTTGCGCAAGAGATGGAATCCTATCCCGGTATGATGACCCAGGCTTCTTGATTACTTACCTGATTTTCTCATCACTAATATTTTATACCTGATTTTGTTACCAAACGGCGTCAGCATTGCAAAGGTAATTTTCAATATCTGAAGGCTTTATAAATGAGTGTGTTTAGTTTAACTTGGCCCAGACATCTGATTAGGCTCTAAGGTGTTAGATTTGATAGTTAGACAGGATAATTTTCATAACGTGTAATGGCAAATAAATATGTAAAGGAGTTAAAAAAATGGGTGCAATATGCTGCCAATTCTTTCTCAACATGTGGTTTGGAAAGAGTCAGTTCTGCGCCACATATTTTTAGAGTGCTCTACCAGGGAGACAGGTTAGATCCCTTTTTGTACTTATACTCTCTTTCATCTCGCTACATGAATGAGAGGGTGTACTATATTGTATCGTTTTACTGGAGTGTAAATGAATGGACAATAGGTAACATCCATAAAGATTTGGCCCGTTTTAAACGGTTGTTCAGGAAACACACTGTAATTTTCCTGGCTAATTCTCCCGAAGAGCTTGAGCTGTTAAAACAAAATAATTTCAATGCGGTTCTGTGTAATCACAACTGTTTTGTTGATGAAAATATTTATCGCCCGCTTAAGCAAGAAAAAAAGTTTGATGCTGTATACGATGCCCGACTGTCACCTTTTAAGCGTCATCAGCTTGCCGAAAAAATTACAAGCCTCGGTTTGATCACCTACATTCATGATTTTTCAAATCAAGAGGAATACACAACGATGGTCAAGCGAAAATTAAATTATGCACACTGGTTCAACAAAACTCCAGACGGACTCCGTCATTTAAGCGCTACTGAGGTAAATGAAGCACTTAATAAGTGCAAAGTAGGGTTATGTCTGAGCGCCGAAGAAGGTGCAATGTACGCAAGCATTCAATATTTGCTGGCCGGGCTTCCGGTTGTGAATGTACCGAATAAAGGCGGCCGAGACGTCTTTTTCGATGGTTATAATTCCATTACAGTTGAGCCTGAGGCAGGCATTGTTGCGGAGGCTGTGAAGGGAATGATAGACCGAAACCCGGACCCTGAAACCATTCGAAATAATACCATACAGTTGATGGAGATACACCGCAACTACTTTATCGATCTGATCAATCAGATAGGAAAAGGCGAAGGTTATGACCTTAATTTCAAAGAAAAATGGGATTCTTTGTTTTATAACAAGTTTATCCGTTGGGTCTCTTATAAAGAAGTTTTATGATCGGAGAAAACGATCTCAATTTAATTCGGTTGCTCTACTACTTCTATTTCCGATCCTCTTACAGAAGCAATTATTTCTTCCCTTTTTCCTCGATAAGTTGAACCGCATCCGCCATTCTGAACTCTTCCGGTTCAGTGCCTTTGGGAAGAGAGATATTGGTACGCCCGTATTTAATGTAAGGACCATAACGTCCATCCATTACTTTTACAGGTTTGTCCGTTTCCGGATGTTTGCCAAGGTCTTGAATCTCTGAACTGCTCTTTCTTCCTTTTCCTTTTTCCTTGAGGAGTTCCACCGCACGGTCGAGTTCAATTTCAAGAACATTGTCCGTCTTTTTCAGGGATTTGAAATTTCCGTCGTGAAGAACAAACGGTCCGTACCGGCCAATTCCCGCTTTCACAACTTTTCCGGTTTCGGGATGCTCGCCAAGCGTACGGGGCAATTCGAGAAGTTTAAGGGCTGTCTCGAAATCAACATCTGCAGGTTTCATGCCCTTTAAAAGCGAAACACGTTTTGGCTTTTTATTATCCTCGGTTACATCTCCGAGTTGAACGTAAGGGCCATAACGGCCGGTTAAGACGTAAACCGGTTGTTCAGTTTCAGGGTGTTCGCCTAAAGATGTAGGGCCTTCTTTTTCAGTCACAAGCAGTTCTTTAATTTTTTCAGCAGAGAGTTCTCCGGGATCAAGATCTACAGGAAGAGAAGTTGTGATATCCTCGCCATTAGACTCAACCTTCACATAAGGGCCAAACCGGCCAACATGAACCCGCATTCCATTTAATCCCTCAATAGGCAGGTTCAGCACTTTGGCTTTTTGAGGATCGATTTTATCCTCTTGCTGATCCACCTGGTTTTTCAGTCCGCTATCTCCTTTGTAATAATCGTCGAGGTATTTAACAGGATCGTATTTTCCTCGTGCAATCTCGTCGAGTTTGTCTTCGAGTTCAGAGGTAAAATCACTGTCCACCAAATGAGGAAAATGGTTTTCTAAAAGCTCTGTTACGGCAAAAGCAGTATATGATGGTATCAGTGTCTTTCCTTCACTCTTGGCGTATCCTCGCTCCTGTATAGTGCCGATAATGGTAGCATAGGTACTCGGCCGGCCAACGCCGCTTTTCTCCAGTTCCTTCACAAGCGTTGCTTCCGTATATCGTGCCGGTGGTTTTGTTTCGTGGGAAATGGACTCCAGTTTATGAAGATCCGTGGAATCACCTTCCTTCATTTCGGGCAGGAAAATTTCCTGGTTTTCGATGGCGGCCTCGGGATCATCACTTCCCTCCACATAGGCCCGGAAGAATCCCGGAAAGAGAATCTTTTTTCCGCTTGTCTTAAAATCGGCTTCGGTTCCATTATGCTTCGCCGTAATCGTCACGTTGGTAAATTCCAGTTTGGCTTCAGCCATTTGAGTGGCGATGGTCCGTTTCCAAATCAAATCATAAAGCTTTAGCTGGCGTCCGCTCAATCCGGATTTTTCGGGATGCGTAAAACTGGAACCTGCCGGGCGAATCGCCTCATGTGCTTCCTGGGCGCCTTTGGCTTTTCCATACGTTCGCACGCGCTTAAAGAGATATTCTTCGCCATATTGAGTTTCCACTTCATTTCGGGCCGCAGTAATTGCCTGGCTCGAGAGATTCGTGGAGTCCGTTCTCATGTACGTGATATACCCGTTTTCGTACAACTTCTGGGCAATACTCATCGTATCTCTTGCAGAAAATCCAAATTTTCGGTTGGCTTCCTGCTGCAGGGTTGAGGTAATAAACGGCGCCGATGGATTTCGTTTCTGAACGTTTACATCCACATTTGTAACCGACCAATCCGCTTCGTGCAGAAGATCGCGGAGTTTTCCGGCTTTTTCCTCATCGAGAAGAACAACGCTGTCCGGTTTTTTGAGCTTGCCGGTGTTTTCATCAAAATCCTTTCCACTGGCGAGGCGTTTGCCGTCTACGTGAGAAAGAACGGCATCAAATTTATTTTTGTCGCCCGACTTTGTGAGAATGGCTTTTAGATCATAATACGTTCCGCTTTTGAACTTCATCCGTTCACGTTCGCGGGCAACCAGGAACCAAACAGCTACTGATTGAACACGGCCGGCAGAAAGGCCCGGTGCAATCTTCTTCCACAAAAGCGGCGAAATGGTGTAACCGGCCAGACGATCCAGAATCCGGCGCGTTTCCTGTGCGTGAACCAAATTCATGTTTATATCACGAAAATTATCCAGTGCTTCTTCGATTGCTTCTTGGGTAATTTCGCGAAATGCCATTCGTTTCACCGGAACTTTAGGATCCAGAAGTTCTGTGAGGTGCCAAGAAATAGCCTCACCCTCACGATCCTCATCCGTAGCTAAAATCAGTTCATCAGAGTCTTTTAACTGCTCTTTCAGCTTTTTAACAATCTTCTTTTTTCCGGACGGCACCACATAAATCGGATCATATCGCTCATCTACATTGATGCCGAGATTTGACCAGGATTCTTTCTTGTATTTTGCCGGAATCTCTTTGGCTGATGACGGCAGATCCCGGATGTGCCCCATGGATGAATCAACCACGTAGCCTTTTGGCAAATACTTCTTGATGGTTTTGGTTTTTGTGGGTGACTCTACAATTACTAACGACTTCATAAATCAATTTTGTAAGGATTCGACAAGCTCTTTCAATTCTTCTGCATGAGCTTTTGTATTTACTTTCTCGATAATTTCCAGAACGGTTCCGTCCGTATCAATCACGTAAGCAGACCGGCTGGGAGCTTCAAAGGTATTTCCGAACATATTCTTTTCAACAATAGAATCGGTGGCTTCGGCAAATTTATAATCGGGGTCAGATGCCAGGATATAGTTGATCCCTTTTTTCTTTGCATAATTTTTGTGCGACCTGTACCCGTCTTTGCTGATAGCAATCAGGTTGTATCCCTTTTTATTGAACCATTCTGCCTCTTCGGCAAGACTTTCGTTTTGTTTATCACAACTGCTTGTGTTGTTTTTCATGTAAACGGAAACAATAGCCGGCCGATCCAGAAGTTCTGAGAATTGGACGTCTTTTTGTTCACCATTTTCTACAACGGTCAGGCTAAAATCGGTATCAATTTTTTTTCCTTTGGAAATCATGATGCTCTATAATTCTTGTATGTTTTGGGCACTATAACCCAAATCATATCTCATTTCGTTCTTTCCATATTGAAATGAAATTCAGAGACTTTTAGTATACACATTCTGAAACACATTGAGCAACTGATTTTGTTTGAGGATTTTTTTCCTCACAAAAAGAGATTACTTATTGTTCATATGCAAGAGTAAATGAGCGACTGCCGCCACAACAATCGAGTGATGAATGGTACTGCTTTTCACAAGATCAAGAAAACGCCTGAGAGGTAATACATGTATATCAATGTCTTCATTGCCATCAAGATTTTGTTCACCTGTTTTGATACAGTTTTCTGCCAAAAAGATGGATGTAAAATTGTTCAGAAAGGCGGGGTTGGCACTGGTTTCCCCGAGAAGGGTCCACTTTTTGGATTGATACCCGGTCTCCTCCAGTAATTCGCGTTTGGCCGCTTCCAGCGGGGATTCTCCCTCATCAATCATACCGCCGGGAATTTCCAGGGTTGATTGATGAATGCCGGCGCGGTATTGTTCAACCAAAACAACTTCCTGATCTTCATTTAAAGCGATGATGTTAATCCAATCCGGTGCATTCAAAACGATAAATGGAGCGGTATCCGTTTTTTTATCCGGCAAAAGCTCTCTTTGATGAAGAGAAAAAATGGGAGTTTCGAAGAGTTTCTTATCTTCAATGATATCCCATTTGGGTTTGGAAAATGAAAATGAATCAGACATAGCGAAGCAATTATATGGATGAACGACTTGAAATCGCAGGAGAAAACTTTTCAACCGATGAAGAACGAACTCAAATCGTAGAAAAGGCGTGCGATCTGATGGAGAAGATATACCAGGACGGGGATTATCCAAAACTGATGGTGAAGCGTTCGTGGTCGGAACATAACCCGATCATTACCGGCGAGATGGCGTTGCCCAGTGCGTATCGCTGGTATTTAAAAAGAGAGCTCAGAAAACTGCTTGAGAAAGGCGCCAGTATGAAAATCTTTCCTTCCCGGCCGCGGGTAGAAGTGAATGATCCGCTTCTTTTTGATAATGCTGATGAGGATGACTGGGACATCACCCAAAAGAAAATGTTTCTGTACAGCCCGGAACGGATTGACATTTCCCTGAACCGGCTGGAGCATTACACCGGAACCAAACCGGAAGATTTTCAACGGTATATCATTTTCACAAATTATGATATGCATGTAAACGTGTTTGAAGATCTCTTTCCCGATTGTGTAAAACCAAACCGGTCGGTTCAAATGCCGGCGTATCATCACAAGCTGCCGGAGAATAAAGGGTTTTCTCTGGTGAACATTGGGGTGGGGCCATCCAATGCGAAAACCATTTCGGATCATGTGGCCGTACTTCGTCCCGATGCAATGGTGATGGTTGGGCATTGTGGCGGATTACGGAATCATCAGGACATTGGCGACTTTGTTCTGGCAACCGGTTTTATGCGTGCAGATGGAGTTTTGGATCAGTTGCTGCCACTCAATATTCCCATTACTCCGAACCATTTGTTGAATGTTTACCTGAAAGAAGTGCTCGATTCAAACAACCGAAAATACCGGTTGGGAACCGTGTATACCACAGCTAACCGGAACTGGGAATTCATCAAAAAAAGAACGGTTCACGAAATCCACATCAGCCGGAGTGTAG
It encodes:
- the topA gene encoding type I DNA topoisomerase, with amino-acid sequence MKSLVIVESPTKTKTIKKYLPKGYVVDSSMGHIRDLPSSAKEIPAKYKKESWSNLGINVDERYDPIYVVPSGKKKIVKKLKEQLKDSDELILATDEDREGEAISWHLTELLDPKVPVKRMAFREITQEAIEEALDNFRDINMNLVHAQETRRILDRLAGYTISPLLWKKIAPGLSAGRVQSVAVWFLVARERERMKFKSGTYYDLKAILTKSGDKNKFDAVLSHVDGKRLASGKDFDENTGKLKKPDSVVLLDEEKAGKLRDLLHEADWSVTNVDVNVQKRNPSAPFITSTLQQEANRKFGFSARDTMSIAQKLYENGYITYMRTDSTNLSSQAITAARNEVETQYGEEYLFKRVRTYGKAKGAQEAHEAIRPAGSSFTHPEKSGLSGRQLKLYDLIWKRTIATQMAEAKLEFTNVTITAKHNGTEADFKTSGKKILFPGFFRAYVEGSDDPEAAIENQEIFLPEMKEGDSTDLHKLESISHETKPPARYTEATLVKELEKSGVGRPSTYATIIGTIQERGYAKSEGKTLIPSYTAFAVTELLENHFPHLVDSDFTSELEDKLDEIARGKYDPVKYLDDYYKGDSGLKNQVDQQEDKIDPQKAKVLNLPIEGLNGMRVHVGRFGPYVKVESNGEDITTSLPVDLDPGELSAEKIKELLVTEKEGPTSLGEHPETEQPVYVLTGRYGPYVQLGDVTEDNKKPKRVSLLKGMKPADVDFETALKLLELPRTLGEHPETGKVVKAGIGRYGPFVLHDGNFKSLKKTDNVLEIELDRAVELLKEKGKGRKSSSEIQDLGKHPETDKPVKVMDGRYGPYIKYGRTNISLPKGTEPEEFRMADAVQLIEEKGKK
- a CDS encoding peroxiredoxin — encoded protein: MISKGKKIDTDFSLTVVENGEQKDVQFSELLDRPAIVSVYMKNNTSSCDKQNESLAEEAEWFNKKGYNLIAISKDGYRSHKNYAKKKGINYILASDPDYKFAEATDSIVEKNMFGNTFEAPSRSAYVIDTDGTVLEIIEKVNTKAHAEELKELVESLQN
- a CDS encoding NUDIX hydrolase codes for the protein MSDSFSFSKPKWDIIEDKKLFETPIFSLHQRELLPDKKTDTAPFIVLNAPDWINIIALNEDQEVVLVEQYRAGIHQSTLEIPGGMIDEGESPLEAAKRELLEETGYQSKKWTLLGETSANPAFLNNFTSIFLAENCIKTGEQNLDGNEDIDIHVLPLRRFLDLVKSSTIHHSIVVAAVAHLLLHMNNK
- a CDS encoding phosphorylase family protein encodes the protein MDERLEIAGENFSTDEERTQIVEKACDLMEKIYQDGDYPKLMVKRSWSEHNPIITGEMALPSAYRWYLKRELRKLLEKGASMKIFPSRPRVEVNDPLLFDNADEDDWDITQKKMFLYSPERIDISLNRLEHYTGTKPEDFQRYIIFTNYDMHVNVFEDLFPDCVKPNRSVQMPAYHHKLPENKGFSLVNIGVGPSNAKTISDHVAVLRPDAMVMVGHCGGLRNHQDIGDFVLATGFMRADGVLDQLLPLNIPITPNHLLNVYLKEVLDSNNRKYRLGTVYTTANRNWEFIKKRTVHEIHISRSVAIDMESATVATNGYRYRIPFATLLCVSDKPLHGKPKLSDTAQTFYQNSKEMHLEIVIDALNMSKANYPDGLPNSSIRAINEPLMGGPE